One Vigna unguiculata cultivar IT97K-499-35 chromosome 11, ASM411807v1, whole genome shotgun sequence DNA window includes the following coding sequences:
- the LOC114170751 gene encoding UV radiation resistance associated protein isoform X1 has product MEPNQILSLRTTTTDPEHVKVIQWEDFQHDLATLASLSSALGESKEKKCNLHHKLESLIQANVESLGRLNELEEMRQKLESKKVMMENMSIRSRLAKEDASKQEEQLSGAVQALLVAGGALSVCRRNLQESTKILSDENGYVHMRKLQKMLRRRQQHMTSQISLLYPVKILVGPAQKQELEAYPSSNLAGTSAGLKPVNEASLTIRGLHLNVPSFRKMSFFADKKEIQVSATALGYVAHAVSLIASYLQVPLRYPLRLCASHSYIIDNAPSTELTSESSPNANTNAKHVEFPLFLEGQDTTRAAYAVFLLNKDLEQLLNFIGAKSLGPRHVLANLRELYRIIQASAFIDNLI; this is encoded by the exons ATGGAGCCCAACCAGATTCTGTCATTGCGGACCACTACAACTGATCCCGAACATGTGAAGGTCATTCAGTGGGAGGACTTCCAGCACGATCTCGCGACGTTGGCGAGTCTCTCTTCAGCACTGGGCGAATCCAAGGAGAAGAAGTGCAACCTTCACCACAAGCTCGAGTCTCTCATCCAG GCCAATGTTGAATCATTAGGTCGGTTGAATGAACTTGAGGAGATGCGTCagaaattagaatcaaagaaagTGATGATGGAAAATATGTCTATACGTTCTAGGCTTGCTAAGGAGGATGCTAGCAAGCAGGAGGAGCAGCTTAGTGGTGCAGTGCAAGCACTTCTGGTTGCAGGGGGTGCGCTTTCTGTATGCAGGAGAAACCTCCAA GAATCAACCAAAATACTGTCTGATGAAAATGGTTATGTTCATATgagaaaattgcaaaaaatgcTGCGGAGGAGGCAACAGCATATGACATCTCAAATTTCACTGCTCTATCCTGTGAAGATCTTGGTTGGACCAGCACAAAAGCAAGAGCTCGAGGCATATCCTTCGAGTAACCTAGCAG GGACTTCTGCTGGACTTAAACCAGTTAATGAAGCATCCTTAACGATTCGTGGCCTGCATTTGAATGTGCCATCATTTAGGAAAATGAGCTTTTTCGCTGATAAAAAGGAAATTCAGGTGTCTGCTACTGCCCTAGGATATGTTGCACAT GCTGTTTCACTTATAGCCTCTTACTTGCAAGTTCCTTTGCGATATCCTTTACGGTTGTGTGCTTCTCATTCATATATCATTGATAATGCACCTTCAACAGAGCTAACATCTGAATCTTCACCAAATGCAAACACAAATGCCAAGCATGTGGAATTCCCCCTCTTTTTAGAAGGTCAAGACACAACAAGAGCAGCTTATGCTGTATTCTTACTAAATAAG GATTTAGAACAGCTTTTGAATTTCATTGGTGCAAAGAGTTTGGGACCGCGCCATGTACTTGCTAATTTAAGGGAGCTCTATAGGATTATCCAGGCTTCAGCTTTTATAGACAACTTGATATAG
- the LOC114170751 gene encoding UV radiation resistance associated protein isoform X2 encodes MEPNQILSLRTTTTDPEHVKVIQWEDFQHDLATLASLSSALGESKEKKCNLHHKLESLIQANVESLGRLNELEEMRQKLESKKVMMENMSIRSRLAKEDASKQEEQLSGAVQALLVAGGALSVCRRNLQESTKILSDENGYVHMRKLQKMLRRRQQHMTSQISLLYPVKILVGPAQKQELEAYPSSNLAGTSAGLKPVNEASLTIRGLHLNVPSFRKMSFFADKKEIQVSATALGYVAHAVSLIASYLQVPLRYPLRLCASHSYIIDNAPSTELTSESSPNANTNAKHVEFPLFLEGQDTTRAAYAVFLLNKSVASVFCMVSNGVPSVSLQ; translated from the exons ATGGAGCCCAACCAGATTCTGTCATTGCGGACCACTACAACTGATCCCGAACATGTGAAGGTCATTCAGTGGGAGGACTTCCAGCACGATCTCGCGACGTTGGCGAGTCTCTCTTCAGCACTGGGCGAATCCAAGGAGAAGAAGTGCAACCTTCACCACAAGCTCGAGTCTCTCATCCAG GCCAATGTTGAATCATTAGGTCGGTTGAATGAACTTGAGGAGATGCGTCagaaattagaatcaaagaaagTGATGATGGAAAATATGTCTATACGTTCTAGGCTTGCTAAGGAGGATGCTAGCAAGCAGGAGGAGCAGCTTAGTGGTGCAGTGCAAGCACTTCTGGTTGCAGGGGGTGCGCTTTCTGTATGCAGGAGAAACCTCCAA GAATCAACCAAAATACTGTCTGATGAAAATGGTTATGTTCATATgagaaaattgcaaaaaatgcTGCGGAGGAGGCAACAGCATATGACATCTCAAATTTCACTGCTCTATCCTGTGAAGATCTTGGTTGGACCAGCACAAAAGCAAGAGCTCGAGGCATATCCTTCGAGTAACCTAGCAG GGACTTCTGCTGGACTTAAACCAGTTAATGAAGCATCCTTAACGATTCGTGGCCTGCATTTGAATGTGCCATCATTTAGGAAAATGAGCTTTTTCGCTGATAAAAAGGAAATTCAGGTGTCTGCTACTGCCCTAGGATATGTTGCACAT GCTGTTTCACTTATAGCCTCTTACTTGCAAGTTCCTTTGCGATATCCTTTACGGTTGTGTGCTTCTCATTCATATATCATTGATAATGCACCTTCAACAGAGCTAACATCTGAATCTTCACCAAATGCAAACACAAATGCCAAGCATGTGGAATTCCCCCTCTTTTTAGAAGGTCAAGACACAACAAGAGCAGCTTATGCTGTATTCTTACTAAATAAG TCTGTAGCATCCGTGTTTTGCATGGTTAGCAATGGAGTTCCATCTGTTTCACTGCAATAG
- the LOC114170751 gene encoding UV radiation resistance associated protein isoform X3: MEPNQILSLRTTTTDPEHVKVIQWEDFQHDLATLASLSSALGESKEKKCNLHHKLESLIQANVESLGRLNELEEMRQKLESKKVMMENMSIRSRLAKEDASKQEEQLSGAVQALLVAGGALSVCRRNLQESTKILSDENGYVHMRKLQKMLRRRQQHMTSQISLLYPVKILVGPAQKQELEAYPSSNLAGTSAGLKPVNEASLTIRGLHLNVPSFRKMSFFADKKEIQVSATALGYVAHAVSLIASYLQVPLRYPLRLCASHSYIIDNAPSTELTSESSPNANTNAKHVEFPLFLEGQDTTRAAYAVFLLNKLPFLELF, encoded by the exons ATGGAGCCCAACCAGATTCTGTCATTGCGGACCACTACAACTGATCCCGAACATGTGAAGGTCATTCAGTGGGAGGACTTCCAGCACGATCTCGCGACGTTGGCGAGTCTCTCTTCAGCACTGGGCGAATCCAAGGAGAAGAAGTGCAACCTTCACCACAAGCTCGAGTCTCTCATCCAG GCCAATGTTGAATCATTAGGTCGGTTGAATGAACTTGAGGAGATGCGTCagaaattagaatcaaagaaagTGATGATGGAAAATATGTCTATACGTTCTAGGCTTGCTAAGGAGGATGCTAGCAAGCAGGAGGAGCAGCTTAGTGGTGCAGTGCAAGCACTTCTGGTTGCAGGGGGTGCGCTTTCTGTATGCAGGAGAAACCTCCAA GAATCAACCAAAATACTGTCTGATGAAAATGGTTATGTTCATATgagaaaattgcaaaaaatgcTGCGGAGGAGGCAACAGCATATGACATCTCAAATTTCACTGCTCTATCCTGTGAAGATCTTGGTTGGACCAGCACAAAAGCAAGAGCTCGAGGCATATCCTTCGAGTAACCTAGCAG GGACTTCTGCTGGACTTAAACCAGTTAATGAAGCATCCTTAACGATTCGTGGCCTGCATTTGAATGTGCCATCATTTAGGAAAATGAGCTTTTTCGCTGATAAAAAGGAAATTCAGGTGTCTGCTACTGCCCTAGGATATGTTGCACAT GCTGTTTCACTTATAGCCTCTTACTTGCAAGTTCCTTTGCGATATCCTTTACGGTTGTGTGCTTCTCATTCATATATCATTGATAATGCACCTTCAACAGAGCTAACATCTGAATCTTCACCAAATGCAAACACAAATGCCAAGCATGTGGAATTCCCCCTCTTTTTAGAAGGTCAAGACACAACAAGAGCAGCTTATGCTGTATTCTTACTAAATAAG CTCCCTTTCCTCGAGCTTTTTTGA